In one Streptomyces sp. T12 genomic region, the following are encoded:
- a CDS encoding PadR family transcriptional regulator, which yields MSAIRLLVLGAVRQHGRAHGYQVRNDLEYWGAHEWSNAKPGSIYHALKQMAKQGLLHAHEIAPSTAGGPPRVEYELTDAGTEEYFALLREALVTYDQRGDVKTAALGFMVDLPRAEAVTLLKERTRRIEEWRASVVAHYVPEDGPEQLGHIGEIMNMWVHTADSEGEWTSGLIERLERGAYTFTGEGDPFVGVLAEDQENPYATGERHPEDGR from the coding sequence ATGTCAGCGATCCGTCTCCTCGTGCTCGGCGCGGTCCGGCAGCACGGGCGGGCCCATGGGTACCAGGTGCGCAATGACCTGGAGTACTGGGGCGCGCACGAGTGGTCCAACGCCAAGCCCGGCTCGATCTACCACGCCCTGAAGCAGATGGCGAAGCAGGGGCTGCTGCACGCGCACGAGATCGCGCCGTCCACGGCGGGCGGCCCGCCGCGCGTGGAGTACGAACTCACGGACGCGGGCACCGAGGAGTACTTCGCACTCCTGCGGGAGGCGCTGGTCACGTACGACCAGCGGGGAGACGTGAAGACGGCGGCCCTCGGCTTCATGGTCGACCTGCCGAGGGCCGAAGCGGTGACGCTCCTGAAGGAGCGGACCCGGCGGATCGAGGAGTGGCGGGCCTCCGTAGTGGCCCACTACGTGCCCGAGGACGGGCCCGAGCAACTCGGCCACATCGGCGAGATCATGAACATGTGGGTCCACACGGCGGATTCCGAAGGTGAGTGGACCAGCGGGCTGATCGAGCGGCTCGAGCGGGGCGCTTACACGTTCACCGGCGAGGGCGACCCGTTCGTGGGCGTCCTGGCCGAGGATCAGGAGAACCCGTACGCGACGGGGGAGCGACATCCGGAGGATGGCCGCTAA
- a CDS encoding ATP-binding cassette domain-containing protein, whose translation MADTAITVEKARKKYGGTAGRYALDGLDLTVARGTVHAVLGPNGAGKTTLVRILSTLLRPDSGRVEVAGHDVVRQAYDVRLRIGLLGQHAALDEELGGHQNLEMFGRLYHLGARHARVRAAELLERFGLADTGRKPVKQYSGGMRRRLDLAASLITDPEVLFLDEPTTGLDPRGRAEVWSAVRSLVGGGTTVLLTTQYLEEADQLADRISVVDAGRVIADGTADELKALTGGDRIDVVLRDAGHLGAAVALLPVPKDDVCVDPDRRLLSAPVTDRMAALSGVVRALEEAGIEAEDVALRRPTLDEVFLHLTGDDRRVKEPA comes from the coding sequence GTGGCCGACACGGCGATCACCGTCGAAAAGGCACGCAAGAAGTACGGCGGCACAGCCGGCAGATACGCACTGGACGGGCTCGACCTCACGGTCGCGCGCGGCACCGTGCACGCAGTGCTCGGGCCGAACGGCGCGGGCAAGACGACCCTGGTCCGGATCCTGTCCACCCTCCTGCGGCCGGACAGCGGTCGCGTGGAAGTAGCGGGGCACGATGTCGTGCGCCAGGCGTATGACGTACGCCTGCGCATCGGGCTCCTCGGCCAGCACGCCGCCCTGGACGAGGAGCTGGGCGGCCACCAGAACCTGGAGATGTTCGGCCGCCTCTACCACCTGGGCGCCCGCCACGCGCGCGTGCGCGCCGCAGAGCTCCTGGAGCGCTTCGGCCTGGCCGACACCGGCCGCAAGCCGGTGAAGCAGTACAGCGGCGGCATGCGCCGGCGACTGGACCTGGCGGCCTCGCTCATCACCGACCCGGAGGTGCTCTTCCTGGACGAACCCACCACCGGCCTCGACCCGCGCGGCCGCGCCGAGGTCTGGTCCGCGGTCCGCTCCCTGGTCGGCGGCGGCACGACGGTCCTGCTCACCACCCAGTACCTGGAGGAGGCCGACCAGCTCGCCGACCGCATCTCGGTCGTCGACGCCGGCCGCGTCATCGCCGACGGCACGGCGGACGAGCTCAAGGCGCTGACCGGCGGAGACCGCATCGACGTCGTCCTGCGCGACGCCGGCCACCTGGGCGCGGCCGTCGCCCTGTTGCCCGTACCGAAGGACGACGTCTGCGTCGACCCCGACCGCCGCCTGCTCAGCGCCCCGGTCACCGACCGGATGGCGGCGCTCTCCGGCGTCGTACGGGCTCTGGAGGAGGCCGGAATCGAGGCGGAGGACGTGGCGCTGCGCCGGCCGACGCTGGACGAGGTGTTCCTGCACCTCACGGGAGACGACCGCCGAGTCAAGGAGCCCGCATGA
- a CDS encoding ABC transporter permease, protein MSTYALTDSWTMTRRELAHWARQPVQVVVNLVFPVMLLLMFGYLIGGGRGVQGSYVDYLVPGMLALTMAFGLEGTMIAVTQDLNKGVVDRFRSMPMANGAVLVGRSVADMLQSALALFVLMGVGYALGWRADGGLGAFLGAVGLLLFFRFAMLWIGIHLALVAGKPEMVQAVQILVWPIGFLSNALTLPGTMPGWLGTVVEWNPMSHTATAVRDLFGGTGTEHVAAAIVWPLALLAVFFPLAVRRFARLSR, encoded by the coding sequence ATGAGCACCTACGCCCTGACCGACTCCTGGACCATGACCCGCCGCGAACTCGCCCACTGGGCGCGGCAACCCGTCCAGGTCGTGGTCAACCTGGTCTTCCCCGTGATGCTGCTGCTGATGTTCGGCTACCTCATCGGCGGCGGCCGGGGCGTCCAGGGCTCCTACGTCGACTATCTCGTCCCCGGCATGCTCGCGCTCACCATGGCCTTCGGCCTCGAGGGCACGATGATCGCCGTCACCCAGGACCTCAACAAGGGCGTGGTCGACCGCTTCCGGTCCATGCCCATGGCCAACGGGGCGGTGCTCGTGGGCCGTTCGGTCGCCGACATGCTCCAGTCGGCGCTGGCCCTGTTCGTCCTCATGGGCGTCGGGTACGCGCTCGGCTGGCGCGCGGACGGCGGCCTGGGCGCCTTCCTGGGCGCCGTAGGGCTTCTCCTGTTCTTCCGGTTCGCCATGCTGTGGATCGGCATCCACCTGGCGCTGGTGGCCGGCAAGCCGGAGATGGTGCAGGCGGTGCAGATCCTGGTCTGGCCGATCGGCTTCCTGTCCAACGCCCTCACCCTCCCCGGGACCATGCCCGGCTGGCTGGGCACGGTCGTCGAGTGGAACCCGATGTCGCACACGGCGACCGCCGTGCGGGACCTGTTCGGCGGTACGGGCACGGAGCACGTGGCGGCGGCGATCGTATGGCCGTTGGCGCTCCTGGCCGTGTTCTTCCCGTTGGCGGTACGGCGGTTCGCGCGCCTGAGCCGTTAG
- a CDS encoding glutamate decarboxylase, producing the protein MPLHKGPEEPDERPLSVNPFYGEANPVGGMTQAPPKHRLPDAPLSPSTAYQLVHDELMLDGNSRLNLATFVTTWMEPQAGVLMGECRDKNMIDKDEYPRTAELERRCVAMLADLWNAPDPSAAMGCSTTGSSEACMLAGMALKRRWAQRNADRYPAHDVRPNLVMGVNVQVCWDKFCNFWEVEARQVPMEGDRFHLDPQAAAALCDENTIGVVGILGSTFDGSYEPIADLCAALDELQERTGLDIPVHVDGASGAMVAPFLDEDLVWDFRLPRVVSINTSGHKYGLVYPGVGWALWRDKAALPEELVFHVNYLGGDMPTFALNFSRPGAQVVAQYYTFLRLGREGYRAVQQTTRNVARGIAERVEALDDFRLLTRGDELPVFAFTTRPDVTAYDVFDVSRRLREKGWLVPAYAFPPHREDLSVLRVVCRNGFSADLAELFVEDLSQLLPELRRQPQPLTRDKGAATGFHH; encoded by the coding sequence ATGCCGCTACACAAAGGCCCCGAGGAGCCCGACGAGCGCCCGCTGTCCGTCAACCCCTTCTACGGGGAGGCGAATCCGGTCGGCGGCATGACGCAGGCCCCGCCCAAGCACCGGCTGCCGGACGCTCCCCTGTCACCCTCGACGGCGTACCAGCTCGTCCACGACGAGCTGATGCTGGACGGCAACTCCCGGCTCAATCTCGCCACCTTCGTCACCACCTGGATGGAGCCGCAGGCCGGGGTCCTGATGGGCGAGTGCCGGGACAAGAACATGATCGACAAGGACGAGTACCCGCGCACCGCCGAGTTGGAGCGGCGCTGTGTGGCGATGCTCGCCGACCTGTGGAACGCCCCCGACCCCTCGGCGGCCATGGGGTGTTCGACGACCGGGTCGAGCGAGGCGTGCATGCTCGCCGGGATGGCTCTCAAGCGGCGCTGGGCGCAGCGCAACGCCGACCGCTACCCCGCCCACGACGTCCGCCCCAATCTGGTCATGGGCGTCAACGTCCAGGTCTGCTGGGACAAGTTCTGCAACTTCTGGGAGGTGGAGGCCCGGCAGGTCCCCATGGAGGGCGACCGCTTCCACCTCGATCCGCAGGCGGCGGCCGCACTGTGCGACGAGAACACCATCGGGGTCGTCGGCATCCTCGGCTCCACCTTCGACGGCTCCTACGAGCCGATCGCCGACCTGTGCGCCGCCCTCGACGAACTCCAGGAACGCACCGGCCTCGACATCCCGGTGCACGTCGACGGCGCGTCCGGCGCCATGGTCGCGCCCTTCCTGGACGAGGACCTGGTCTGGGACTTCCGGCTGCCGAGGGTGGTCTCCATCAACACCTCGGGGCACAAGTACGGGCTGGTCTACCCCGGTGTCGGCTGGGCGCTGTGGCGCGACAAGGCGGCCCTGCCCGAGGAACTCGTCTTCCACGTCAACTACCTGGGCGGCGACATGCCGACCTTCGCGCTCAACTTCTCCCGGCCCGGCGCCCAGGTCGTCGCGCAGTACTACACCTTCCTGCGCCTCGGCCGCGAGGGTTACCGGGCCGTGCAACAGACCACCAGGAACGTCGCCCGAGGCATCGCCGAACGCGTCGAGGCCCTCGACGACTTCCGGCTGCTGACCCGGGGCGACGAGCTCCCGGTGTTCGCCTTCACGACCCGGCCGGACGTGACGGCCTACGACGTCTTCGACGTCTCCCGGCGGCTGCGCGAGAAGGGCTGGCTGGTCCCCGCGTACGCCTTCCCGCCGCACCGCGAGGACCTGTCCGTCCTGCGGGTGGTCTGCCGCAACGGCTTCTCCGCCGACCTCGCCGAGCTGTTCGTGGAGGACCTGAGCCAGCTGCTGCCGGAGCTGCGCCGGCAGCCGCAGCCCCTGACGCGGGACAAGGGCGCGGCAACCGGCTTCCACCACTAA
- a CDS encoding MerR family transcriptional regulator, which yields MSYSVGQVAGFAGVTVRTLHHYDDIGLLAPGERSHAGHRRYSDADLDRLQQILFYRELGFPLEEVAALLDDPDADPRAHLRRQHELLTARIEKLQKMAAAVEHAMEARKMGINLTPEEKFEVFGDFDPDQYEDEVQERWGDTDAYRQSQQRTASYTKEDWLRIQREADELTRRFVALMEAGEPADSEAAMDAAEEHRQGISRNHYDCGYEMHACLGEMYVADERFTRNIDKAKPGLAAYLKDAILANAARHTS from the coding sequence GTGAGCTACTCCGTGGGACAGGTCGCCGGCTTCGCCGGAGTGACGGTGCGCACCCTGCACCACTACGACGACATCGGCCTGCTCGCACCCGGCGAGCGCAGCCACGCGGGCCACCGGCGCTACAGCGACGCCGACCTCGACCGGCTGCAGCAGATCCTGTTCTACCGCGAGCTCGGCTTCCCGCTCGAGGAGGTCGCCGCCCTGCTCGACGACCCGGACGCGGACCCGCGCGCACACCTGCGCCGGCAGCACGAGCTGCTGACCGCCCGGATCGAGAAGCTGCAGAAGATGGCGGCGGCCGTGGAGCACGCCATGGAGGCACGCAAGATGGGGATCAATCTGACGCCGGAGGAGAAGTTCGAGGTGTTCGGGGACTTCGACCCGGACCAGTACGAGGACGAGGTGCAGGAGCGCTGGGGCGACACCGATGCCTATCGGCAGTCGCAGCAGCGGACGGCCTCGTACACCAAGGAGGACTGGCTGCGGATCCAGCGCGAGGCCGACGAGCTCACCCGGCGTTTTGTGGCGCTTATGGAGGCCGGTGAGCCGGCGGACTCCGAGGCGGCCATGGACGCCGCCGAGGAGCACCGCCAGGGGATCTCCCGCAATCACTACGACTGCGGGTACGAGATGCACGCCTGTCTCGGCGAGATGTATGTCGCGGACGAGCGGTTCACCCGGAACATCGACAAGGCCAAGCCCGGTCTCGCGGCCTACCTGAAGGACGCGATCCTCGCCAACGCGGCCCGTCACACCTCGTGA
- a CDS encoding YbjQ family protein, with protein MGIEEYGGGQGPQPDVLVVTTNDIPGYRVTEVLGEVFGLTVRSRHLGSQIGAGLKSLVGGELKGLTKTLVETRNQAMQRLVEQARARGANAVLAFRFDVSEAADVGTEVCAYGTAVVLARE; from the coding sequence ATGGGCATCGAAGAGTACGGCGGCGGGCAGGGACCCCAGCCCGACGTCCTGGTAGTGACCACCAATGACATTCCCGGTTACCGGGTCACCGAGGTTCTCGGCGAGGTCTTCGGACTGACGGTGCGCTCGCGGCACCTCGGCAGTCAGATCGGCGCCGGGCTGAAGTCGTTGGTCGGCGGTGAGCTCAAGGGGCTCACCAAGACCCTCGTGGAGACCCGTAACCAGGCCATGCAGCGGCTCGTCGAGCAGGCACGCGCGCGTGGGGCGAATGCCGTGCTGGCGTTCCGCTTCGATGTCTCGGAGGCCGCGGACGTGGGCACCGAGGTGTGCGCCTACGGGACCGCGGTGGTCCTGGCCCGGGAGTAG
- a CDS encoding DedA family protein, protein MTTLALGPEWLDPNYLIETFSLPGILLIVFAESGLFAFLPGDSLLFTAGLFVAQGQYISQPLWLVCTLIVLAAVIGDQVGYMIGKFLGPKLFNRPNSKLFKQENLDKAHEFMEKYGPKAIVLARFVPIVRTFAPIVAGAGRMQYRTFLTYNVIGGVAWGTGVTLAGYWLGQIDFINKNVEAILVLIVFVSVVPIIIEYLRERSKKKRAAAQAPAARTQQAPPMDDATTQLRRIPSDDQPQQPYGDQGQQQYGNNQGQQPYGDQGQQQYGNNQGQQPYGDQGQQQYGNNQGQQPYGDQGQQQYGYDQQYYDQQPQQPYAQQYPQGYGRQNQQYPPNQGY, encoded by the coding sequence GTGACCACGCTTGCGCTCGGCCCCGAGTGGCTCGACCCGAACTACCTGATCGAGACCTTCAGCCTCCCCGGCATCCTGCTGATCGTCTTCGCCGAGTCCGGTCTCTTCGCGTTCCTGCCCGGTGATTCGCTGCTGTTCACGGCGGGCCTCTTCGTGGCCCAGGGGCAGTACATCAGCCAGCCCCTGTGGCTGGTCTGCACCCTCATCGTCCTGGCCGCCGTCATCGGCGACCAAGTCGGCTACATGATCGGCAAGTTCCTGGGCCCGAAGCTCTTCAACCGCCCCAACTCCAAGCTCTTCAAACAGGAGAACCTGGACAAGGCGCACGAGTTCATGGAGAAGTACGGCCCCAAGGCGATCGTCCTCGCCCGCTTCGTCCCGATCGTGCGCACCTTCGCCCCCATCGTGGCGGGCGCCGGCCGCATGCAGTACCGCACGTTCCTCACGTACAACGTCATCGGCGGCGTCGCCTGGGGCACCGGCGTCACCCTCGCGGGCTACTGGCTCGGCCAGATCGACTTCATCAACAAGAACGTCGAGGCGATCCTCGTCCTCATCGTGTTCGTCTCCGTGGTCCCGATCATCATCGAGTACCTGCGGGAGCGCTCCAAGAAGAAGCGCGCGGCCGCGCAGGCTCCCGCCGCACGGACCCAGCAGGCCCCGCCGATGGACGACGCCACGACCCAGCTCCGCCGCATCCCGTCGGACGACCAGCCCCAGCAGCCGTACGGCGACCAAGGCCAGCAGCAGTACGGCAACAACCAGGGCCAGCAGCCGTATGGCGACCAGGGCCAGCAGCAGTACGGCAACAACCAGGGCCAGCAGCCGTATGGCGACCAGGGCCAGCAGCAGTACGGCAACAACCAGGGCCAGCAGCCGTATGGCGACCAGGGCCAGCAGCAGTACGGCTACGACCAGCAGTACTACGACCAGCAGCCCCAGCAGCCGTACGCCCAGCAGTACCCCCAGGGCTACGGCCGGCAGAACCAGCAGTACCCGCCGAATCAGGGCTACTGA
- a CDS encoding threonine/serine exporter ThrE family protein, with amino-acid sequence MTDVEDRKPQSDEARMAFTPPAGVEVGDSESETTSEFALPKGLGVPQSPSPEPERSAFSTPSLYSVEDASPAFTPATGIPKISLTKDLPWQDRMRTMLRMPVAERPAPERMPKAEEEGPAVPRVLDLTLRIGELLLAGGEGAEDVEAAMFAVCRSYGLDRCEPNVTFTLLSISYQPSLVDDPVSASRTVRRRGTDYTRLAAVYQLVDDLSDPESHISLEEAYGRLAEMRRNRHPYPTWVLTGASGLLAGAASVLVGGDVIVFIAAMLGAMLGDRLAWLCAGRGLPEFYQFTVAAMPPAAIGVALTLAHVDVKASAVITGGLFALLPGRALVAGVQDGLTGFYITAAARLLEVMYFFVGIVVGVLVILYLGVNLGAGPDPDALLNISERPYWQIGASMLLSLTFAVLLQQERSTVLAVTLNGGVAWVVYGALHYAGELSPVASTAVAAGLVGLFGQLMARYRFASALPYTTAAIGPLLPGSATYFGLLSIAQNKVDAGLVSLATAASLAMAIAIGVNLGSEISRLFLRIGSPEKRRAAKRTRGF; translated from the coding sequence GTGACGGACGTGGAGGACCGCAAGCCGCAGTCGGACGAGGCGAGGATGGCCTTCACGCCACCCGCCGGTGTGGAGGTAGGGGACAGCGAGTCGGAGACGACGTCCGAGTTCGCCCTCCCCAAGGGGCTGGGCGTACCGCAGTCGCCGTCCCCGGAACCGGAGCGCTCGGCGTTCAGCACGCCGAGCCTCTACAGCGTCGAGGACGCCTCACCCGCGTTCACGCCCGCGACCGGCATACCGAAGATCAGCCTGACCAAGGACCTGCCCTGGCAGGACCGGATGCGGACGATGCTGCGCATGCCGGTGGCCGAGCGGCCCGCGCCGGAGCGGATGCCGAAGGCGGAGGAGGAGGGTCCGGCCGTCCCGCGCGTGCTCGACCTGACCCTGCGTATCGGCGAGCTGCTGCTGGCGGGCGGTGAGGGCGCGGAGGACGTCGAGGCGGCGATGTTCGCGGTCTGCCGGTCCTACGGCCTGGACCGCTGCGAGCCGAACGTCACCTTCACCCTGCTGTCGATCTCGTACCAGCCGTCGCTGGTGGACGATCCGGTGTCGGCGTCCCGCACGGTGCGGCGGCGCGGCACCGACTACACGCGCCTGGCCGCCGTGTACCAGCTCGTCGACGACCTCAGCGACCCGGAGAGCCACATCTCCCTGGAGGAGGCCTACGGGCGCCTCGCGGAGATGCGCCGCAACCGGCACCCGTACCCGACCTGGGTGCTGACCGGAGCGAGCGGGCTGCTCGCGGGGGCGGCCTCCGTGCTGGTCGGCGGTGACGTGATCGTCTTCATCGCGGCCATGCTGGGCGCGATGCTCGGCGACCGGCTGGCGTGGCTGTGCGCGGGGCGCGGGCTGCCGGAGTTCTACCAGTTCACGGTGGCCGCGATGCCGCCGGCTGCGATCGGGGTCGCGCTGACGCTGGCGCACGTCGACGTGAAGGCCTCCGCGGTCATCACCGGTGGACTGTTCGCGCTGCTGCCCGGACGGGCGCTCGTCGCGGGCGTGCAGGACGGGCTGACCGGCTTCTACATCACCGCGGCCGCGCGCCTGCTGGAGGTCATGTACTTCTTCGTCGGCATCGTCGTCGGTGTGCTGGTGATCCTGTACCTCGGCGTGAACCTGGGCGCCGGCCCCGACCCCGACGCGCTGCTGAACATCTCCGAGCGGCCGTACTGGCAGATCGGCGCGTCGATGCTGCTGTCGCTGACCTTCGCGGTGCTGCTCCAGCAGGAACGGTCCACCGTGCTGGCCGTGACCCTCAACGGCGGCGTCGCCTGGGTCGTGTACGGCGCGCTGCACTACGCCGGTGAGCTGTCGCCGGTTGCCTCTACGGCCGTTGCGGCGGGGTTGGTGGGGTTGTTCGGGCAGCTGATGGCGCGGTATCGGTTCGCGTCGGCGTTGCCGTACACCACCGCGGCGATCGGGCCCCTGTTGCCAGGGTCCGCCACGTATTTCGGGCTGTTGTCGATCGCTCAGAACAAGGTGGATGCGGGGCTTGTTTCGTTGGCCACGGCGGCTTCTTTGGCCATGGCCATCGCTATTGGGGTGAACCTCGGGTCTGAGATCTCGCGGTTGTTCTTGCGGATCGGGTCGCCCGAGAAGCGGCGGGCTGCCAAGCGGACGCGGGGATTCTGA
- a CDS encoding inorganic diphosphatase: MEFDVTIEIPKGSRNKYEVDHETGRIRLDRRLFTSTAYPTDYGFVENTLGEDGDPLDALVILDEPTFPGCLIKCRAIGMFRMTDEAGGDDKLLCVPATDPRQEHLRDIHHVSEFDRLEIQHFFEVYKDLEPGKSVEGADWVGRTEAEAEIERSYKRFKDQGGH; encoded by the coding sequence GTGGAGTTCGACGTCACGATCGAGATTCCGAAGGGTTCGCGGAACAAGTACGAGGTGGACCACGAGACCGGTCGGATCCGCCTGGACCGTCGCCTCTTCACCTCGACCGCCTACCCGACCGACTACGGCTTCGTCGAGAACACCCTCGGCGAGGACGGCGACCCGCTGGACGCGCTGGTCATCCTGGACGAGCCGACGTTCCCGGGCTGCCTCATCAAGTGCCGCGCGATCGGCATGTTCCGGATGACGGACGAGGCCGGCGGCGACGACAAGCTGCTGTGCGTGCCGGCGACGGACCCGCGCCAGGAGCACCTGCGTGACATCCACCACGTCTCCGAGTTCGACCGCCTGGAGATCCAGCACTTCTTCGAGGTCTACAAGGACCTGGAGCCCGGCAAGTCCGTCGAGGGCGCCGACTGGGTGGGCCGCACCGAGGCCGAGGCCGAGATCGAGCGGTCCTACAAGCGCTTCAAGGACCAGGGCGGCCACTGA